In Rahnella variigena, one DNA window encodes the following:
- the pepT gene encoding peptidase T: protein MSTTIAKQLTERFYRYLSVTSQSDASATTLPSTPGQHDMARLLADELHQLGLENIQIDEYATVTAVKSGTKKGGPRIGFITHIDTVDVGLRPDIHPQTLRFTGEDVCLNSEKDIWLRPAERPEILPYKGEDIIFSDGTSVLGADNKAAVTVVMTLLENLTAEQEYGDIVVAFVPDEEIGLRGAKALDLARFDVDFAYTIDCCELGEVVYENFNAAAAEITFTGVTAHPMSAKGVLVNPLLMAQDFISHFDRAETPENTEGREGYVWFNGMSASQQGAELKASIRDFDSANFAARKQKIHDVAKEIAAQYPTAKVSVEISDTYSNISSAIGEDRRAIDLIFAGLKEIGVEPKVIPMRGGTDGAALSAKGLLTPNYFTGAHNFHSKFEFLPVNSFVKSYELTVQLCLLAAKG, encoded by the coding sequence ATGTCGACAACAATTGCAAAACAGCTTACCGAACGTTTCTACCGCTATCTCTCCGTAACATCACAAAGTGATGCCAGCGCGACCACTCTGCCAAGCACACCAGGCCAGCACGATATGGCGCGCTTACTGGCCGATGAGCTGCACCAGCTCGGTCTGGAAAACATTCAGATCGACGAATACGCGACAGTGACAGCAGTGAAATCCGGCACCAAAAAAGGTGGTCCGCGCATCGGTTTCATCACGCATATTGATACCGTGGATGTCGGCCTGCGCCCGGACATTCACCCGCAGACGTTGCGTTTTACCGGCGAAGATGTGTGCCTCAATAGTGAAAAAGATATCTGGCTGCGCCCTGCCGAGCGCCCTGAGATCCTGCCGTACAAAGGCGAAGACATTATTTTCAGCGACGGCACCAGCGTGCTGGGCGCGGATAACAAAGCGGCGGTGACTGTCGTGATGACATTGCTGGAAAACCTGACCGCTGAGCAGGAATACGGCGATATCGTGGTGGCGTTTGTGCCGGACGAAGAAATCGGACTGCGCGGCGCCAAGGCGCTGGATCTTGCCCGCTTCGATGTGGATTTCGCTTACACCATCGACTGCTGCGAACTCGGGGAAGTAGTTTACGAAAACTTTAACGCAGCGGCGGCGGAAATCACCTTTACCGGCGTGACCGCGCATCCGATGTCAGCCAAAGGCGTGCTGGTGAATCCGCTGCTGATGGCACAGGATTTCATCAGTCATTTTGACCGTGCAGAAACGCCTGAAAACACCGAAGGCCGTGAAGGTTATGTCTGGTTCAATGGCATGAGCGCGTCGCAGCAAGGCGCGGAACTGAAAGCCTCCATTCGGGATTTCGACAGCGCCAATTTTGCAGCACGCAAGCAAAAAATTCATGATGTCGCGAAAGAGATTGCCGCGCAGTATCCGACGGCAAAAGTCTCGGTTGAGATCAGTGACACCTACAGCAATATCAGCAGCGCCATCGGTGAAGATCGCCGGGCGATTGATCTGATCTTTGCAGGTTTGAAAGAGATCGGCGTTGAGCCAAAAGTGATCCCGATGCGCGGCGGCACCGACGGTGCAGCGCTGTCAGCCAAAGGTTTACTGACGCCGAATTACTTTACCGGCGCGCATAATTTCCACTCGAAATTCGAGTTCCTGCCGGTGAATTCTTTTGTGAAATCTTATGAACTCACCGTTCAGCTTTGCCTGCTGGCGGCGAAGGGTTGA
- the hisP gene encoding histidine ABC transporter ATP-binding protein HisP, with translation MPENKLAVLDLHKRYGDHEVLKGVSLSANAGDVISIIGSSGSGKSTFLRCINFLEKPSEGSISVNNQDIRMVRDTDGQLKVFDKKQLQLLRTKLTMVFQHFNLWSHMTVLENVMEAPVQVLGLSKAEARERAVKYLDKVGIDARAQGKYPVNLSGGQQQRVSIARALAMEPEVLLFDEPTSALDPELVGEVLRIMQKLAEEGKTMVVVTHEMEFARHVSSHVIFLHQGVIEEQGDPSEVFGSPKSARLQQFLSGALK, from the coding sequence ATGCCAGAAAACAAATTAGCGGTTCTCGATCTCCACAAGCGCTATGGCGACCATGAAGTGCTGAAAGGCGTTTCTTTGTCTGCCAATGCGGGTGATGTGATCAGTATTATCGGCTCATCAGGATCCGGAAAAAGTACCTTCCTGCGCTGCATTAACTTTCTTGAGAAACCAAGCGAAGGCTCGATCAGCGTCAATAATCAGGATATCCGCATGGTGCGCGACACCGACGGTCAGCTGAAAGTGTTTGATAAAAAACAGCTGCAACTGCTGCGTACCAAACTGACGATGGTGTTCCAGCATTTCAACCTGTGGAGCCACATGACCGTGCTGGAAAACGTTATGGAAGCGCCGGTGCAGGTGCTGGGGCTAAGCAAAGCGGAAGCGCGTGAACGTGCGGTGAAGTATCTCGATAAAGTGGGCATTGATGCCCGCGCACAGGGTAAGTATCCGGTGAATTTGTCAGGCGGTCAGCAACAGCGCGTGTCTATTGCCCGCGCACTGGCGATGGAGCCTGAAGTGCTGCTGTTTGACGAACCGACCTCTGCGCTCGATCCTGAACTGGTCGGCGAAGTGCTGCGTATTATGCAAAAACTGGCAGAAGAGGGGAAAACCATGGTGGTGGTGACGCATGAAATGGAGTTTGCCCGTCATGTCTCCAGCCACGTTATTTTCCTGCATCAGGGCGTGATTGAAGAGCAGGGCGATCCTTCCGAAGTCTTTGGCAGCCCGAAAAGTGCCCGTCTGCAACAGTTCCTTTCAGGTGCGTTGAAGTAA
- a CDS encoding ABC transporter permease, translating into MIEILQQYGMSLLYSDGYRFTGLAITLWLLISSVVIGGLLAVPMAVGRVSSNKFIRYPIWLYTYVFRGTPLYVQLLVFYSGMYSLEIVRGTDFLNAFFRSGLNCTILALTLNTCAYTTEIFAGAIRSVPHGEIEAANAYGFSRFKLYTCIILPSALRTALPAYSNEVILMLHSTALAFTATVPDVLKIARDINSATYQPFYAFGIAAVIYLCVSFVLIGLFRKAEKRWLAHVKPQSAH; encoded by the coding sequence ATGATCGAGATTTTACAACAATACGGTATGTCACTGCTCTACAGCGACGGCTACCGTTTCACCGGTCTGGCGATCACCCTGTGGTTACTGATCAGCTCCGTCGTTATCGGCGGGTTACTGGCAGTGCCGATGGCCGTGGGGCGCGTGTCTTCCAACAAATTCATCCGCTACCCGATTTGGTTGTATACCTACGTTTTCCGCGGAACACCGCTGTATGTCCAGTTGCTGGTGTTTTATTCAGGGATGTACAGCCTGGAAATCGTGCGTGGCACAGACTTCCTGAATGCCTTCTTCCGCAGCGGACTGAACTGTACGATTCTGGCGCTGACGCTCAATACCTGCGCGTACACCACCGAGATTTTTGCCGGTGCGATCCGTTCTGTTCCGCACGGTGAAATTGAAGCGGCCAATGCCTACGGATTCTCACGCTTTAAACTGTATACCTGCATTATTTTGCCGTCGGCATTACGCACAGCGCTGCCTGCATACAGTAATGAAGTCATTCTGATGCTGCATTCCACCGCGCTGGCGTTTACCGCCACGGTACCGGACGTGCTGAAAATCGCCCGCGACATCAACTCGGCGACGTATCAGCCGTTTTATGCTTTCGGGATCGCAGCAGTGATTTATCTTTGTGTTTCTTTTGTCCTGATTGGTCTGTTCCGCAAGGCGGAAAAACGCTGGCTGGCGCATGTTAAGCCTCAGTCTGCCCATTAA
- a CDS encoding histidine ABC transporter permease HisQ, translating to MLYGYSQVIIQGTLVTLELAISSVILALVIGLIGAGGKLSKSRIISGFFGCYTTLIRGVPDLVLMLLIFYGLQIALNSLTESIGMSQIDIDPMSAGIITLGFIYGAYFTETFRGAFMAVPRGQIEAATAFGFSGSQIFRRILFPAMMRFALPGIANNWQVILKATALVSLLGLNDVVKATQLAGKGTYQPFYFAIVAGVVYLIFTTLSNGVLVWLDRRYSLGVKRADL from the coding sequence ATGCTGTATGGGTATTCCCAGGTAATTATCCAGGGCACGTTGGTGACACTGGAGCTGGCGATTTCGTCAGTTATTTTAGCGCTGGTGATAGGGCTTATCGGGGCTGGTGGGAAACTGTCGAAGAGCCGGATTATTTCTGGTTTTTTTGGTTGCTATACCACGCTTATCCGCGGCGTACCTGATCTGGTATTGATGTTATTAATTTTTTACGGTTTGCAGATTGCTCTCAACAGCCTGACCGAATCCATCGGCATGTCGCAGATTGATATCGACCCGATGAGCGCCGGTATCATCACGCTGGGCTTTATTTACGGCGCTTATTTCACAGAGACGTTCCGTGGCGCGTTTATGGCGGTTCCGCGCGGGCAAATCGAAGCGGCGACCGCATTTGGTTTCAGCGGCTCACAAATTTTCCGTCGAATTCTGTTCCCGGCCATGATGCGTTTTGCGCTGCCGGGTATTGCCAACAACTGGCAGGTTATCCTCAAAGCCACTGCGCTGGTGTCATTGCTCGGTCTGAATGACGTGGTCAAAGCCACGCAGCTGGCCGGTAAAGGCACGTATCAGCCGTTCTACTTTGCGATTGTAGCGGGTGTGGTTTATCTGATTTTCACCACGCTGTCGAACGGCGTGCTGGTGTGGCTTGATCGCCGTTATTCGCTGGGTGTGAAGAGGGCTGATCTATGA
- a CDS encoding lysine/arginine/ornithine ABC transporter substrate-binding protein, translating to MKKLFKVLPLVLVLASAGSAFAAAPKAINIGTDPTYAPFESKDSSGKLVGFDIDLANEMCKRAAIKCTYVESDFDALIPSLKAKKIDAIISSLSITEKRQLEIDFTEKLYAANARLIAPKGSKILPTLDALKGKNVGVLQGSTQEAYANAQWQPKGINVVAYQNQDLIYADLASGRLDAAFQDEVAGSEGFLKQSAGKDYAFAGPSVKDDKFFGVGTGMGLRKNETDLKDALNKAFDSMRKDGTYDKLAKKYFDFDVYGG from the coding sequence ATGAAAAAGTTGTTCAAGGTTCTTCCGCTGGTTCTGGTCTTAGCCAGTGCAGGTAGTGCATTTGCTGCCGCGCCTAAAGCAATTAATATCGGTACTGATCCGACTTACGCCCCATTTGAATCAAAAGACTCCAGCGGCAAGCTGGTTGGCTTTGATATCGACCTGGCTAACGAAATGTGTAAACGTGCAGCCATCAAATGTACTTATGTTGAAAGTGATTTCGATGCACTAATCCCTTCCCTGAAAGCCAAAAAAATTGATGCGATTATTTCCTCATTATCCATCACTGAAAAACGTCAGCTGGAAATTGATTTCACTGAAAAACTTTATGCCGCTAACGCCCGCCTTATCGCGCCTAAAGGCTCCAAAATTCTGCCTACTCTGGATGCCCTGAAAGGCAAAAACGTTGGCGTATTGCAGGGTTCCACTCAGGAAGCCTATGCCAACGCACAATGGCAGCCAAAAGGCATCAACGTGGTGGCTTACCAGAACCAGGATCTGATTTATGCAGATCTGGCATCTGGTCGTCTGGACGCAGCATTCCAGGATGAAGTGGCAGGCAGCGAAGGCTTCCTGAAGCAGTCTGCGGGCAAAGACTATGCGTTTGCAGGCCCTTCAGTGAAAGACGATAAATTCTTTGGCGTGGGCACCGGCATGGGTCTGCGTAAGAATGAAACCGACCTGAAAGACGCACTGAACAAGGCGTTTGACAGCATGCGTAAAGACGGGACTTACGACAAACTGGCGAAAAAATACTTCGACTTTGACGTTTACGGCGGCTGA
- a CDS encoding UbiX family flavin prenyltransferase, whose translation MKRLIVGISGASGAIYGVRLLQVLQSVPDIETHLVMSNAARQTLTLETDLTLRDVQALADVVHDSRDIAASISSGSFKTAGMVILPCSIKTLSGIVNSYTDGLLTRAADVVLKERRRLVLCVRETPLHLGHLRLMTQAAELGAIIMPPVPAFYHRPTSVEDIIDQTVNRVIDQFDIELPEDLFVRWQGSR comes from the coding sequence ATGAAACGACTTATCGTCGGTATTTCCGGCGCCAGCGGCGCAATTTATGGTGTCAGGCTTTTGCAGGTATTGCAGAGCGTGCCTGATATCGAAACTCATCTGGTGATGAGCAATGCCGCCCGCCAGACGCTGACCCTGGAAACGGATCTGACGCTGCGTGATGTTCAGGCACTGGCGGATGTGGTGCATGATTCACGTGATATCGCTGCCAGCATTTCTTCCGGCTCTTTTAAGACGGCAGGAATGGTGATTTTACCCTGCTCGATCAAAACGCTTTCCGGTATCGTGAACAGTTACACCGACGGCCTGCTGACCCGTGCAGCGGACGTGGTGCTTAAAGAACGCCGCCGTCTGGTTTTATGCGTGCGTGAAACGCCGTTGCATCTCGGGCATTTACGACTCATGACCCAGGCCGCTGAGCTCGGCGCTATTATTATGCCGCCGGTTCCGGCGTTTTATCACCGCCCGACATCTGTCGAAGATATTATCGATCAGACTGTAAACCGGGTGATTGATCAGTTTGATATTGAGCTCCCTGAAGACTTATTTGTTCGATGGCAGGGCAGTCGTTAA
- the purF gene encoding amidophosphoribosyltransferase: MCGIVGIAGFMPVNQSIYDALTVLQHRGQDAAGIVTIDANNNFRLRKANGLVKDVFEARHMQRLQGNMGIGHVRYPTAGSSSASEAQPFYVNSPFGITLAHNGNLTNAHELRSNLFEGQRRHVNTTSDSEILLNILASELDRFQHYPLEADNIFAAVAAVNLKIRGAYACVAMIIGHGMLAFRDPHGIRPLVIGKRTLEGGRNEYMVASESVALDTLGFEFLRDVAPGEAVYITEKGQLYTRMCAENPQYNPCLFEYVYFARPDSFIDKISVYSARVRMGEKLGAKIAREWEDLDIDVVIPIPETSCDIALEIARILNKPYRQGFVKNRYVGRTFIMPGQQERRKSVRRKLNANRAEFRDKNVLLVDDSIVRGTTSQQIVEMAREAGARRVYLASAAPEIRFPNVYGIDMPSANELIAHGREVSEINQMIGADALIFQDLSDLIAAVKEDNTDIEKFECSVFDGVYVTKDVDQNYLEYLEALRNDDAQALRGQQEAENLEMHNEG; this comes from the coding sequence ATGTGCGGTATTGTCGGTATCGCCGGTTTCATGCCGGTAAACCAGTCGATTTATGACGCGTTAACGGTGTTACAACACCGTGGGCAGGATGCCGCAGGCATCGTCACCATTGATGCCAATAATAACTTCCGTTTACGGAAAGCGAATGGCCTGGTGAAGGATGTTTTCGAAGCCCGCCATATGCAACGCTTACAGGGCAACATGGGTATTGGCCATGTGCGCTACCCAACGGCTGGCAGTTCCAGCGCTTCAGAAGCTCAACCTTTTTACGTCAACTCTCCGTTCGGCATCACCCTTGCGCATAACGGTAACCTGACCAATGCTCACGAATTGCGAAGCAACCTGTTCGAAGGCCAGCGCCGCCATGTGAACACCACTTCCGATTCTGAAATTCTGCTCAATATCCTGGCGAGTGAACTGGATCGTTTCCAGCATTACCCGCTGGAAGCCGATAACATTTTCGCTGCGGTTGCCGCGGTGAATTTGAAAATCCGTGGCGCTTACGCCTGTGTGGCGATGATCATCGGTCACGGCATGCTGGCGTTCCGTGACCCGCACGGTATCCGTCCGCTGGTTATCGGTAAGCGCACGCTGGAAGGTGGCCGTAATGAGTACATGGTGGCATCTGAAAGTGTGGCACTCGATACATTAGGTTTTGAGTTCCTGCGTGACGTTGCGCCAGGCGAAGCGGTGTACATCACCGAAAAAGGCCAGCTCTACACCCGCATGTGTGCTGAAAATCCTCAGTACAATCCGTGCCTGTTCGAGTATGTGTATTTCGCGCGTCCTGACTCCTTCATCGACAAGATTTCCGTCTACAGCGCCCGTGTTCGTATGGGTGAAAAGCTGGGCGCGAAAATTGCCCGTGAATGGGAAGATTTGGATATCGACGTGGTCATTCCTATCCCGGAAACCTCCTGCGATATCGCGCTGGAAATCGCCCGTATCCTGAATAAACCGTATCGCCAGGGTTTTGTGAAAAACCGCTACGTGGGCCGTACCTTTATCATGCCGGGTCAGCAGGAACGTCGTAAATCGGTACGCCGTAAACTGAATGCCAACCGTGCTGAATTCCGCGATAAAAACGTGCTGCTGGTGGATGACTCCATCGTGCGCGGCACCACCTCTCAGCAGATTGTTGAGATGGCGCGTGAAGCGGGTGCGAGACGTGTTTATCTGGCGTCAGCGGCGCCGGAAATTCGTTTCCCGAACGTCTACGGTATTGATATGCCAAGTGCCAATGAACTGATTGCGCATGGCCGTGAAGTCAGCGAAATCAATCAGATGATTGGTGCTGATGCGTTGATTTTCCAGGATCTGAGCGACCTGATCGCCGCAGTGAAAGAAGACAATACCGACATCGAGAAATTTGAATGTTCAGTCTTCGACGGTGTTTACGTCACTAAAGACGTTGACCAGAACTATCTGGAATACCTCGAAGCCCTGCGTAACGACGATGCTCAGGCATTGCGTGGTCAGCAGGAAGCTGAAAACCTTGAGATGCACAACGAAGGCTGA
- the cvpA gene encoding colicin V production protein: MVWIDYVIIAVIGFSALVSLIRGFVREALSLVTWACAFFVASHYYPYLAIYFTRFEDELVRNGIAIAILFIATLIVGAIVNYVISSLVEKTGLSGTDRVLGVCFGALRGVLIVSAMLFFLDTFTSFSQSEDWKQSQLIPQFSYIIRWFFDYLQSTSSFLPKHI; encoded by the coding sequence ATGGTCTGGATTGATTACGTCATTATTGCGGTTATCGGATTTTCTGCTTTAGTCAGTTTGATCCGTGGTTTTGTTCGCGAGGCTTTATCGCTGGTAACCTGGGCTTGCGCCTTCTTTGTTGCCAGCCATTATTACCCTTATCTCGCCATCTACTTCACGCGTTTCGAAGATGAGTTAGTTCGAAACGGGATCGCAATTGCCATCTTGTTCATCGCGACGTTGATCGTAGGTGCAATTGTCAACTATGTGATCAGTTCACTGGTGGAAAAAACCGGGTTGTCCGGCACTGACAGGGTGTTAGGTGTGTGCTTCGGCGCACTGCGCGGGGTGTTAATCGTCTCTGCGATGCTGTTCTTCCTGGATACCTTCACCAGTTTTTCACAAAGTGAAGACTGGAAACAATCCCAGTTGATCCCACAATTCAGTTATATCATCAGGTGGTTCTTTGACTACCTGCAGAGCACGTCGAGTTTCTTGCCAAAACATATTTAG
- the dedD gene encoding cell division protein DedD has protein sequence MASKFQNRLVGTIILVALGVIILPGLLDGKKKHYEDEFASIPLVPKPGDVEEQDSVPPVTQSLPAQPPEGADQSMTGGQNTDSSANNTNAANHGNVAPGNTTVESQPPVTTMPEQKKPVQTAPVKPVQQKPKTIEPKPMVEAKPTVKPKPVEQPKPVEQPKAVAEQPKPVEQPKPAAEEKAPAGQSYVVQLGALKNAAKANEIVANLRLSGFRAYTVPATPVQGQITRLYVGPDASKQKLEASLPQLQQLSGLGGQVRAYSAH, from the coding sequence GTGGCAAGTAAGTTTCAAAATCGTCTGGTCGGGACCATTATTCTGGTGGCGCTGGGCGTCATCATTCTGCCCGGTTTACTCGACGGCAAGAAAAAGCATTACGAAGACGAATTTGCGTCGATTCCCCTGGTGCCAAAACCGGGTGATGTTGAGGAACAGGATTCGGTGCCTCCGGTCACGCAATCGCTGCCTGCTCAGCCACCGGAAGGGGCAGATCAGTCCATGACGGGCGGGCAGAATACTGACAGTTCTGCCAACAACACCAACGCCGCCAATCATGGCAATGTGGCACCGGGTAATACCACGGTGGAATCGCAGCCGCCGGTCACCACGATGCCTGAACAGAAAAAACCGGTGCAGACGGCTCCGGTCAAACCTGTACAGCAGAAGCCGAAAACGATTGAGCCTAAGCCGATGGTGGAAGCAAAACCGACGGTGAAACCTAAACCTGTTGAACAGCCGAAGCCGGTTGAGCAGCCTAAAGCGGTTGCCGAGCAGCCAAAACCTGTTGAGCAACCTAAACCTGCGGCGGAAGAGAAAGCACCGGCAGGGCAGTCGTATGTTGTGCAGTTGGGTGCGCTGAAGAACGCCGCGAAAGCCAATGAGATTGTGGCCAATCTGCGGTTGTCTGGTTTCCGTGCTTACACAGTGCCTGCAACACCGGTACAGGGGCAGATCACGCGCCTGTATGTGGGGCCTGATGCATCGAAGCAGAAACTTGAAGCGTCACTTCCGCAATTGCAACAGCTGAGCGGATTAGGCGGGCAGGTTCGGGCATACAGCGCTCACTGA
- the folC gene encoding bifunctional tetrahydrofolate synthase/dihydrofolate synthase — protein sequence MQNQLIPQATSPLATWLYYLEHLHSQAIELGLDRVRAVAEKLDLLTPAPRVFTVAGTNGKGTTCATLESVLMAAGYRVGVYSSPHLVRYTERVRIQGEELPESAHCESFAVLEAGRGDISLTYFEYGTLSALHLFKQAKLDVVILEVGLGGRLDATNIVDASVSVVTSIALDHTDWLGSDRESIGREKAGIFRAGKPAVVGEPDMPQSIADVAQEKQSDLYRRGVNWHFSADAGCWRWAALDAGKEVNILDALPLPNVPLANAASALAALHYSGLNVPEAALRSGLQRAALPGRFQTVSESPRLILDVAHNPHAAAYLAGRLAEQPRNGGKVRAVVGMLKDKDIAGTLACLSPQVDEWYCAPLEGPRGASVAELTVHLPQARPFDDVESAWRQAMQEAAPQDIVIVCGSFHTVAHVMDAIDTGKTSGK from the coding sequence ATGCAAAATCAACTTATTCCCCAAGCCACGTCGCCTTTGGCCACGTGGCTTTATTATCTCGAACATCTCCATTCTCAGGCCATAGAGCTTGGCCTTGACCGGGTCAGGGCGGTTGCCGAAAAACTCGATTTACTGACTCCTGCGCCGCGTGTTTTCACCGTAGCCGGAACCAACGGTAAAGGCACGACCTGCGCGACACTTGAATCAGTCCTGATGGCTGCCGGATACCGTGTGGGTGTTTACAGTTCCCCGCATCTGGTGCGTTATACCGAGCGTGTGCGTATTCAGGGCGAAGAGTTGCCGGAATCTGCGCACTGCGAATCTTTTGCGGTACTCGAAGCCGGGCGGGGCGATATTTCTCTGACCTATTTCGAATACGGCACATTGTCGGCATTGCATCTGTTTAAACAGGCTAAGCTGGATGTGGTTATCCTGGAAGTCGGTCTGGGCGGACGTCTGGATGCGACCAATATTGTTGATGCCAGCGTGTCTGTTGTCACCAGTATTGCCCTCGATCACACTGACTGGCTGGGTTCTGACCGTGAAAGCATTGGTCGCGAAAAGGCCGGAATTTTCCGTGCTGGTAAACCTGCTGTAGTCGGTGAGCCGGATATGCCTCAATCTATTGCTGACGTCGCACAGGAAAAACAGTCTGATTTATACCGCCGCGGTGTGAACTGGCATTTTTCTGCTGATGCAGGATGCTGGCGCTGGGCGGCACTCGACGCCGGTAAAGAAGTGAATATTCTGGATGCTTTGCCGTTGCCTAATGTGCCGCTGGCGAATGCGGCCAGCGCGCTGGCAGCACTGCATTATTCCGGTCTGAATGTTCCTGAAGCCGCACTCCGCAGCGGCTTACAGCGCGCCGCGCTGCCGGGGCGTTTCCAGACGGTGAGTGAGTCGCCACGACTCATACTGGATGTCGCACACAACCCGCATGCCGCAGCTTATCTGGCCGGACGCCTGGCTGAACAGCCACGTAATGGCGGCAAGGTACGCGCCGTCGTCGGAATGTTGAAAGACAAAGATATTGCCGGTACGCTGGCTTGTCTGTCGCCTCAGGTCGATGAATGGTATTGCGCACCGCTGGAAGGCCCGCGCGGTGCCAGCGTTGCCGAACTGACGGTACATTTACCTCAGGCACGCCCATTTGATGATGTGGAGTCTGCCTGGAGACAGGCTATGCAGGAGGCGGCTCCTCAGGATATTGTGATTGTCTGCGGCTCGTTTCATACCGTAGCTCACGTAATGGATGCTATAGACACGGGGAAAACCAGTGGCAAGTAA
- the accD gene encoding acetyl-CoA carboxylase, carboxyltransferase subunit beta, whose translation MSWIERILSKSTDSQTRKASIPEGVWTKCDSCGQVLYRAELERNLMVCPKCDHHMRLTARMRLSTFMDEGSEVELGSELEPKDVLKFKDSKKYKDRLVAAQKETNEKDALIVMKGTLYGMPIVVASFEFAFMGGSMASVVGARFVRAVEQALEDNCPLVCFSASGGARMQEALMSLMQMAKTSAALAKLQERGLPYISVLTDPTMGGVSASLAMLGDINVAEPKALIGFAGPRVIEQTVREKLPPGFQRSEFLIEKGAIDMIVRRPDMRAKLGSVLAKLTGHPEPNVVDVHVPVNGSAADNQDA comes from the coding sequence ATGAGCTGGATTGAACGAATTCTTAGTAAGAGCACTGACTCGCAAACCCGTAAGGCAAGCATTCCTGAGGGCGTCTGGACTAAATGCGACAGCTGCGGGCAGGTTCTTTACCGCGCCGAGCTTGAGCGCAACCTCATGGTGTGCCCTAAGTGCGACCACCATATGCGCCTTACCGCGCGTATGCGTCTGTCCACTTTCATGGACGAGGGCAGTGAGGTTGAATTAGGCAGCGAGCTTGAGCCTAAAGATGTTCTGAAGTTTAAAGATTCCAAGAAATATAAAGATCGTCTGGTGGCTGCTCAGAAAGAAACCAACGAAAAAGATGCACTGATCGTCATGAAAGGCACCCTGTACGGTATGCCAATTGTGGTGGCATCTTTTGAATTTGCTTTCATGGGCGGTTCAATGGCTTCTGTTGTGGGTGCGCGTTTCGTACGTGCCGTCGAACAGGCGCTGGAAGATAACTGTCCTCTGGTGTGTTTCTCTGCCAGTGGCGGCGCACGTATGCAGGAAGCGCTAATGTCGCTGATGCAGATGGCGAAAACCAGTGCAGCATTGGCGAAATTACAGGAGCGCGGCCTGCCGTACATTTCTGTACTGACAGACCCAACCATGGGCGGTGTGTCAGCCAGTCTGGCGATGTTGGGTGACATTAACGTCGCTGAGCCGAAAGCATTGATCGGTTTCGCCGGTCCACGTGTTATCGAGCAAACCGTACGTGAAAAACTGCCGCCGGGCTTCCAGCGCAGTGAGTTCCTGATCGAGAAAGGTGCGATTGATATGATCGTACGTCGTCCGGACATGCGCGCCAAACTGGGCAGCGTTCTGGCGAAGCTGACCGGACATCCGGAGCCGAATGTGGTTGACGTCCATGTTCCTGTCAACGGTTCTGCCGCTGACAACCAGGACGCCTGA